In Uranotaenia lowii strain MFRU-FL chromosome 2, ASM2978415v1, whole genome shotgun sequence, one genomic interval encodes:
- the LOC129749128 gene encoding serine protease inhibitor Kazal-type 1-like, translating to MAQLRSIAFIGLALLVTGLYLVELTEAGTTEDIYAEMATCACPLLYQPVCGSDNVTYSNDCVLNCAIATPTGIKIRLQKARGGSCENSEF from the coding sequence ATGGCCCAATTACGTTCGATTGCTTTCATTGGTCTCGCTTTGCTGGTGACCGGACTGTATCTGGTCGAGCTAACCGAGGCCGGAACGACCGAAGACATCTACGCCGAAATGGCAACGTGCGCCTGCCCATTGCTATATCAACCGGTCTGCGGAAGTGATAATGTAACCTACTCGAACGATTGTGTCCTCAACTGTGCCATCGCCACTCCGACCGGGATCAAGATTAGGCTGCAAAAAGCGCGCGGAGGTTCCTGTGAAAATTCGGAATTCTAA